Part of the Prunus dulcis chromosome 8, ALMONDv2, whole genome shotgun sequence genome is shown below.
ttatgtttcttttggtgatacttggaaaaaaaaatatgccTCTTCTTGACTGTTTGTTGTGGATAATGCTATATTATTTATCTTTAGGATTCAAGAACTTGAGTTAATTTCTATCTTTAGGACTCAAGAACTGCAGTTATTATAGTTTGCTGATTGTTGTTTTGTGAAATCATTGAATTTTGTAACTGGAGACCTGTGCAGGGTACTGCAATATGAAATCTGTCATTGGTTCTGATTGTATATGCATCACTGGCTAGGTTTTATCAGCAGTCTTTGGGTATCCGACATTGATAAGGTTTTATTATCatcatcttttgactaataacTTTTTCCCGCCAATTTCAGGCTGCAAACTATCTGAACATCAAGAGCCTGCTGGATTTGACCTGCCAGACTGTGGCTGACATGGTCAAGGGAAAGACACCTGAGGAGATTCGCAAGACCTTTAACATCCACAATGATTTCACTCCGGAGGAAGAAGCGGAAATTCGCAGGGAGAACGAATGGGCATTCGAATGAAGTCGATGGAGTTCCTTGTCCACAATGTCGATAGTATGCTAGGAATGTTGATATAATTAGAGGGCCGTTCATATTTTGCTTCTAGAGGAAGTGTATACTCATCAATTTGCTGAAATCTTACCAAGATCTCTGTAAACCTGTTTTGTTATCTTAATATGAAACGGTTTCATTAGCTAAATTGGTTGCCGcgctgtttttatttttataaattggtgcctgatgtttttatttattttttataaattgtgGTATATGCATGGTCAAGCAGAAAATTTAAGGGGCTTTTGGTATCCTATTCAAATAGGGAActcaaaaactttgatttttcttaaaaataatgagtttttaaatctatttttaagattcaaaaacttttttggtatgcaacttgaaaattgttttcaaatctAAAAAATGTGAGAACTGTGGGTTGTTAGAGAAAAAATGGGGgtgttttttagttgtttttgagtttgagtttttaaaaataaggcTACCAAACaaggattttttttggttttggacacaaattctatttttgagtttaaaaagttGGATTCAAATTGAATACCAAACATGCATCTTTTACCcattttcaattctttccTATTTGCCCTGTAAACTCTGTCTTtcacaaagaaaaatggttttcatATTAAGCAGTCCTGAAGGGCAAACTTTGTCATATAAAACTGCGATCGCTGGTGTTGACTATAAAATCTAACACTCCCAGCTTTTGCTCATATTCCTACCCTATCTATGAAAAGTGGATGGGTCTGACGCTATTTGCTACAACCCCTTTGATCTCTGGTTTTTTCTGGGTCTACTTCCATTCTGTCATGCCCCGAACTTGGGGTATAGTGGCATCATACAAACTTTGATCTCTCTGCTATATTTGAGAGACCTAACGTTCAATGTTACATAAAAGATTGAAAACCAAAGAACTGATAAAAATATTAGACAAATCAAAATCCAGTGAAGGCAAATAATTCTGTTCAAAAAGAGGGTACCAAACGAAGTAAATTCCAATGAGGGAATCAAATTGTTTAGGATTCGGAAGTGaaagaaattcttttatcTACTAATGACAAATTGGCGTATTACCAAATCACGCGCATGTTGCCACAGTTGTAGATATAAATGTCGGTAATCAAATCAGATGAGTCTATTTCTCAATCTTTCTTACTattcaattgaaaatgtttgATTATCTATTATTATAGACAATACTAACAAAAATAGAGTAACATAAGTAAGAAATCAATTTATCATTTGTGACATATACCTATCCGAgttaatagaaaaaataaaataaaatctaacaGCCTGCATCATGCAACATGCTTCGATATAGTTCAGAGGAAGCAGTGGCAGCACAAAGCTTTGCAGTCAGATTGGTTTTGGCTTCCTCGAGCATCCGACATTTCTCTTCAAGCTCATAAACACGGTTATGATAGGAACTAGCCAAAATAGTTTCATCCTGAAGCTTTCTAGCAAGCTCATCGTTTTTTTCCATAAACCTGAGGGAGTTTTCTTCACAGTCACGGAAACAAGCTCTGTAATAATCAGAGCACCGTGTTGCAGCACAAAGCTTTGCAGAAAGATTGTTCCTCTCTTGCTCCGACTTGAGGACAATTTCTTCATTATGCATCGCAACTTGATAATAGTATTGGTACCAAGAATTTGCTGCAGAAAGCTGTTGAGTTAGTTCAGTTTTCTCATCTTCCCATCTTTTTGTTAGATCTTCTGTGCCATTTTGCACAGTACCTTGGTTTTTTTCGAACGCTGCAGTTAGAGCTTCAAGTTTTTCGGcaatttctctcttctcttgcTCCCATTTGTTGTTATCTTCTTCGTAAGCGTAAAGCCTTGCCAGCATGTCTTTCTCTAACTTGAAGTGCTTCTCTAGCTCAccaactaaagtttcagactCCCGATTCGCTTCAAGACGCATTGCATTAAGCTTTTGATTATGCATTTCCCACACATGGAGAGAATCTCTATATATAAGTCTCTCTGACTCCTCCCAAAattccttttctctcttcaaaaTACTATTTTCAGCCTTTAGTCTCTCAACTTCTTCCATGTCCACAAGTTCCTCCTCAGTATAGATTCTTACATTTTCAGCTTTCAGTTCATTCTCAGTCTCACTGCTCCCATTGCCACTGAGATTAGAAACTTCATCAGCTCtcctctgtatatatatatatatatatacacgtatacaTACAATATCCAGGTGTTCATGCATGATTGTATACTAAGAAATCTCTTATCAGACAGTTTGACAACATAATATGCTCATCTTGCAAGTCATTGATGAGGTTAACTCTTGGGACAAAGAGTAAGATTCATAGTCAACCAACACAAATCCATCAAAAGAATCTTATGCATTTGTGTAACGTATACACCACATGCATATATAGTAACATAGTTCACCTTATCAATGATTCGGGTTCCTGTCTATTAACATAAAATCTCAGGCTGTTTGACAAGagaacaacatatatatacatacctcgtgtatttttagttttagcaCTCAAAGGTGGCCAAAAGTTGTAGTCCAACCGCAAGGTGAAGGAAATTAAGTGATGAACGTGACAGAGACAAAAAATTCCACCCCCGATATTTGCAACAGAGGATGTCGAGATAACAAGGAACAAGCTCAAAAACCGCTCCAGAAAGAAAACGTCCCTCTCTTGTGAAGTAATTAGGGCACCAAGAAAAGGCTCTGATCTCATGTTTGTTTCCCGAGAGATTATTAGAACATAAATAAGgcaaaaccaaataaaatgtGTAATTGTATTATAACAGACAGTAAAAGTACAGCTAATTTCCagtctaaatatatataattgatctgaaaatattggattattttactatatatatacaaaaacaaatatacaGTATAACTTATGCCCATGAATCTCATGGTATCCTCACAAGGCCTACCAGCTCAACATAAACTGCACATATACAAAAACGCAAATACTGAGCGCAAATGTATGCTTCTGATCATGCTTATAGTTCTAGAATGTGAATCAGAATCGCATATTCCGATAAGAAACAACTTAATCAATAATTCAGattcataatataaaatataaattatgtaaCAAGTGTACACATGTGCATATAGTACATCGTATGTATGCGTCCAAATCTCAAACAAATACTATCAAATGTTACTTAATACTTATgcatgcatgtatatatatatatatatatatatatatagtccccttctattgagggacgccctttagggtacccaacaattttttttccaataatccaaaccatttattttttaggtcttcattcatagatcatccttacaaaaaattagacaaatcggaaatcgtttcgacatccaattgtgtcttacaaaatcaatgaacacgtttcttcaagaaagtactaaaatttcaataactcaaatgagtgatcaaatgatatcgaattcaagtaatttttttgtagaaatgatctttgaatgagtatctacaaaatagacggtttgaatttgtgaaatacaatccggagtgGACCCTACaaggggtgtccctcaaataagcttatttgagggatccctcaatggaaacTCTGTGTGTGTGATAAATATAATTGTAAAGATTTATGAATGAACATGAACTCACTCTAGGGTTAGGGCTAAAGATTCCATTCTTCCGAGATTTCTGCCTTTTCGAAGGCGTGAGCTCCAAAGTGCTAGCAATGCATATGGTGGATTTCACAAAGGAAACCACAGTAGCTATAGACCAAATGTTTGCAGACCTATAGGTTTGTATTAAGGATGCACTCCAAACTCGCTCAAGCCAAAAACAATACCGATAATATTTCGGCTGCATACATAAAATTATAAGTTAACACACAacaacacccaaaaaaaaaaaaaaaaaaaaatcgaaaactCTTACGAATAATATACGACATGTACAGGTGCACATGCAAACCCTAAATTCATCAAGTACTCACAATTAATGCATTGAGTCGATGACGGCGGGAGAGCTCTAAGCCAAAAAAACTCATCAGAATGAGCTTGTTGATGGATGGCCATTCAAATTTGGTAAGGATTATCACCATCAATATGGCAAGCCTCTCGACCTTGAGGAGGACAATATCTATTTTGGGTAGCATTTCTATGAGTTTGAAGACCTTTCTTGTCTCTGCCATTGTTTGCCTACCAAGAGAGGgtgagagggagagggagagagctaGCTTAGGGTTTCAGAGATGGAGTACTACTGTTTGTCTGGTAGACTAAGATTAGTTTTATCTTCGATAATTATTCAAATTGTTAGTTAGCTAACTTTATCCTATATAAATGCATATGACGATTATCCTTACCAAAACTCATTAATTTGGACTCACGCCAACACTTacagcaaaaataaaaaaataaaaaatttaaacaccACACATAGTCTAGTGattcttctctttttaatatgccaaatttgaaaaaagaacataTCATAAAACGGTATACGAGCTCTTAAGCAGTCTGCTTGATTCCTCGAAAGGTAGCCACTGTCAAGCTATTGTCGATAGGACGAAGGGGCCAACAAGGACGTCAAGTGCGAAAACGTAGGGCAAGTTCTACCAATAAGCTCGTAtcatgtaaaaaataaaatttgcattTGGAGAGCGTTGAATCACTGATGCAATTAACAAAAAGTAACTCTGCAGAACGTGCCACCTAGGCTAGGTCACTTTCGTAGTACAATTTTGAAGGAACAAAAATTTGCTATCTATCTATAGTTTTCGTCTCTTAATCATACAACTAATTTATCTAACTCTTCTTGTGACAACCTATTGTGGAAAGTTATCTCTCTAACATCAATGTTCCCTCAAATTCCTCTTGCATTTTCTTCAACATATTCTGGTATTCTTGTTCATatgcttctctctctttccagTCTCTGCCTCAACAGatacttctctctcttcaaactTTAATCTCTCAACTTCccccttcttcatcaaattttttatctCACTGACACTATCAATTTCATCAGCTTCCACCAATTCCTCTTCCCAACTATCATCAACTTCTTCCAGTGAATTCAAATCTTCCCAACTGTCATCAACTTCTAGAAGATCATCTTCCCGTTTCgtgttttcttcttcagtaTCAGGCTTTTCTTTCAATTGGTCCTCGTCTTCTTGCATCGAATCCCCTTCCCATCTgttattttctccttttgatGCTCCTGCTGCACTTTCAGCCTTTTCTTTCAGCTGGCATCAGCTTCCACCAAATCCTCTTCCCATTTGGtattttcttcctttgctgattcttcttcaatttcagtttcctgcaatttttttttttattcaaagaaagtcaaattcaattgttttaCATTTCTAATCATGCAAATCACATATGCATGTtgtataacaaaacaaaaaaaaattcaggaaTTACTCTAAATTTATAAGTGTGAGTTGTAGAAACAGAGCTGATAATCCCCTGCATCTGTTGCCCCTGTTTTGGTTTGTTTCGGCCTGAGTGCTGTTGTTGAGGTTGTTTTTGGGCTGACTTTTGTTTGGTTTCAAGGGTGTCGACAAAGTAAACACTGTTGGTGACAACAAAAACAACTCTTGCTATGAATATGATTCGATTGGTACAATGGAGTTTCAAAAGAATTGCCATGGCTCGCTCAATCCGAAATAGATAGCCATCACCCTGCTTCTGCACATATATAGTCAAATTCAGTCAAGAATTAGTTCAAGAACATCAAACCAAAATGATTTTTGGATACGTTTCGAAACGTAACATAGTTGATATCTGGCAAAAGAACATTAATTATGTGCGCATACACATATAATATAGAGATGTGCGTGCTTGTGCTCGACAATGTATCGAATGTTATTTTTGAGAGAACATTACTATCTGCACGTATCCATACGGTATAGAGATGGGGGTGCTTGTGCCAGACGATAATAATATGCTTAGGGAATGTTATGTTTGAGTACTCACAGTTTCATTAGGATTTAACCGCAAGGCAGAGCGAATTAGGTCCAAGATACAAGAATAACAGAAGAAATCAGCAAAAGGAGTTGCAGATCTTGGATACAAGACAAACACAATGACTGCTAGCCGCTCCAACAAGAACATACGTTCCTGCACAAATTATACAACATAATTTAGGCATAACAAAATGATTAACCAAAAATTTATGCTCTCAATGTTCTTGAGTTCTTCTTTAAAGGGAGGGCTAcgtgtttgatgaaatgccgGTTTTTCTTTGTGGTTGCTTCTTTATGATCATACTCCTATAAAGACAAACTTCTAGCTCCGCCActgtatataaataaataaataaaagaatgacTCAAAAGCAACACTCACTTTATTTTTCCACAAATTCATCAAACTCGAGCATGGATTAGGGAAAGGGATGCCATTCTTGTGAAATTTCTGGCAAGGCATGAAATTTAAGATGCAAGCACCGCACGTGGCAGATATCACCAAGGAAGCCATAGCTATATACCAATAGTTTGTGGCCCAATTGTAGAGCACTAGAAAAATGGTGGCAGCTCTCTCAAgcaaaaacacaaacacatgTTGATAATTTGGCTGCACATTTATAATCAAAATGATTAGTAAGTGATTAGCAACAATCCCAAATTGAATTCTTACTTAATTAACAGAGAAGATGATATAAAACTTACAGTTGATTTAGAAACAAGTTGACGCTGGAGGGAGGCCTCCATGCATAAGAAAGTTGTGAGAATGAAATAGATGAAGGAAAAGCATAAAAGTTTGGGAAAAATTATGACCAAGAAAATTGCAAGCCTCTCAACCAGGAAGAGCAAGTGATCTACTTGGACCACAATCTCTTTGAATGTTAGGGCATTGCTCTTCTCTGCCATTTTAATTGCCTATGAAAAATACAGAAACCTTGCTGGGGTTCTTGGGATAGAGGGAATTGTTATTCTccttcttttatatatatacttgacaatcctaattttattttatttccctTAACTTATGTGGCATTTTGGTATTGGTTCTACAACATCATTGTTTCTTGAAATGTATTTCCTACTGGTTTTACAACATAATTATCATTGTTtgtataatttaaatttacagcgtatagccgcgcggctataccattaaaatattcgtatgaatttaaagagtatagccgcgcggctatactatttaaatattcgtataaatttaaagagtatggccgtgcggctgtactattaaaatattaaaatattttaaaaagccGCGTGGCCATATGCAAATCGCATCAAGCTATGTATTGGAGGATTTTGTGGAAAGCCAGGGttattaaataacaaaaataagatGTCATACTTGCACTAgaagctttcttctttttcttcctctgtgtCCTTTTAGTTCTGCAcaaatcttttttcttatgttCTCGGAAAGTCTGAAAAGTCGGttaaagtgaaaaataatcaagttattattatttttttgttaactttCCTAAACACAAAACACTTAACCACAAAACCCGCAAACATAGGTTAAACCAATTAATCAAGACAGTGTGTTCATCCCATTGAATTCAAGTTCGAAACTCCTTCCCCTTAAAATATAGCCTGTAAATactaacaaaaattcaaaaaaccATTGAACTCAAAAGAACATTGTTTTGGACATAAGCATTATACAAGCATCAAAACACAAGTATTGATGGTGCTAATTcagaagaacaagaacaattgGACCAAAACTTAATTGATTACTCTGATTAAcaataaggaaaaagaataatacataatgaagaaaacaagaaaataaaccctaactatttttcatttttaatcaaaatatatAACCCAGAATAAACCCAGCTTAAGTCCACCGCATCGCCTCATACTTTGCCTTCAATAaacttctctcttcctcccacttttccttctcttctctgtgcttctccttctctctcttcatccTCTCCTCAaacttttccttcttctttttcaacttCAGCTGAAACTCCTGCTCCCACATGTCCACCCATGATTTGTACTCCCCCTGTTTGGTTTTCAGGTTCTGCAATCCCTGGTCACACTTATCCCTGATTTCGGATAACAGCTCCTCCAAGTAAATAACGTCCCCAACACCAATCTCACCTTTTGCTTTCTCTAATTCTTGGTCTAATATAATCTCAACCTTGCCCAGCTCCTCTCTGTTGATTGTCTTGGCCATCacgttttcttttcttttggattgATCGTCACCTTGGCTTTACGAACCCTGAAAGTGCAGGCACcaacccaagaaaaagaaaaactagcTAGGTTTGATTTGTGTGACTCATAAGGTAAATATCCATGTACTCCTTATATAGTGTACAGAAAAGCCTATTCGGTCTTGGAAACCGTCAGAAAAGGGGATTTAAATTGGGAACatgatttaaaaaattcaacttaAAAGTAGAAAGTCACaacattaaattagttaggaGGGCATTTGGTATCCTATTCAAAAAGGGAattcaaaaattttgatttttctttaaaataacgagttcttaaatttatttttaagattcaaaaacttgtttagtatgcaacttgaaaactattttcaaatcttaaaaatttgagaacttgtgggtttttagaaaaaaactgaaaaaacaggtattttttgtttttaataattgaggtgttttttagttgttcttgagtttgagtttttaaaaatagggctatcaaacagtttttttttttgttttagactcaaattttgtttttaaatttaaaaagttatATTCAAGTTAAATACCAAATATGCCTAAGCTACCTAGATAAATTTGATATAGGGGggaataaaaaggaaagtaaatcaCACATATCATATCAAATCAAGGCAGACAAcgagaataaaaaaaagaatatatcaAGAAGTATCAAGGACCACAACCATATCACATGTCAAATTTAACCTTGGGAAGAATTCGAGAAGGTTAATTGAGAATCTTACAAGTACTATAGTAAATAATAGTGGACCACAACCagaaaaaatatatgcatgttGAAGATTGAATTTGAGGTTAATTAATTGAGAATattatgcttttgttttttttacaattgATATTGAAAGAGGGAGGAATCGAAACTAAGATTTTGGGTACGATgataaatgctcttaatcaTTTTATCGCTACAAacttcttatttattttttttattatttttttattatttttttaaaataagaataaataaaaaaattcttaaagcCTATTCAAATTTAccatcaagaaaataaaataaaattcttaagTTTCACCAAAACCAAATATTTGCTTAACCTATTCCGAAATCAATCAATTCAAgttgttctttttattttttgggagaggagagagactTGTCTGGCCGAAGGAATGGGCGACCAAACTACGGAGATGGGTTGCCACTAAAGAAGTAGCCCTACAAACTTTCAACAATAATACTAGAgataacaacaaaaaattgattaCGAAATGACATGAAAGTGGAATACTATGATTCAAACTTTTGGAAATGACTTCAGTGCCTACAACATTACTACCTTTTTAACAATTATATTAGATATAGTTAGTAGTATTTTTCACTACAAAATGACACGGTATTGTTTTACTAATTTTTCACTAAAATCTATAATATTGGCGTCAGTTTTTCTATGGTATGATATCATGCTCAGTACGAATACATAGAAATACCATACTCGTTAAGTCATTATGGGAGTAAATTttcccacgagaatattcgattGGAAAGATTCCCCTTTCTTCCTCAccgtctctttctctctgcaaaatagaataaataagaggaccacacccaaggggtgttggccaaaggccctctgatgcctaaattagttcaattgaatcgtatagaaaacaatagctaatagGGTACGGAGATGTGTTTATAGTATAAACCGGGCggccggagccttatgtaaaaaagagagaggaggtggctagggtcTATGAGGGGAAGATCTCTGCAGAGTTTTTAGTAGTAGTTCTGACGTTCTTTCATCCTTGTGTGTAGCCAAGTATTTATAGTGGCCTTGGagaggttggtggggttggtgtagttggtgtggttggtgaggttggtgtagttggtgaggttagtgtggttggtgaggttggtgtagttggaTTAGGGATTTaaccaaatccctaattaaggcGAGGATCAAATACATCCAACTTGAATTAGGTAACCTCCCAATTAATTcaagtaactcccaattaagtcaaataattcccaaattgattggcctaattatttgacataattgggagttacttgAATTAATTGGGAGGTTATCTAATTCAAGTTGGATGTATTTGATCATCgccttaattagggatttggttaaatccctaatccctaaatacaccaacctcaccaaccacaccaacctcaccaactacaACAACTttaccaaccacaccaactacaccaaccccACTAACCTCTCTGAGGCCCCCTATAAATACTTGGCTACACACAAGGATTGAGGTACATCTGAATTCCTACTCAAACTCTGCAAAAGTTATCCCTCACAACCCCTTCTCCgccattttatttctttctcttacataacgctccggccaccacacacagCTCCGACCACTCGGTTTTCCTTGAAACACCcaacctaacttaggcatcggagggcttttggccaacacccccagGTGTGATCATTTTACTCCGATCTTTTTTGCATGGAGAAAAAGAagcggagaagacgaagggATTTTGGGCGAATATTCTAGTGGGATGGAAATCGCTCgcacaaattggtgctttaTTCGCCCAAAATCCCTTTGTCTTCTCcgcttctctttctccttgcaaaacagatcgga
Proteins encoded:
- the LOC117638189 gene encoding uncharacterized protein LOC117638189, whose amino-acid sequence is MAKTINREELGKVEIILDQELEKAKGEIGVGDVIYLEELLSEIRDKCDQGLQNLKTKQGEYKSWVDMWEQEFQLKLKKKKEKFEERMKREKEKHREEKEKWEEERSLLKAKYEAMRWT